A region of Cellulophaga sp. RHA19 DNA encodes the following proteins:
- the leuD gene encoding 3-isopropylmalate dehydratase small subunit has translation MAYDKFNILKSSIVPLPIENVDTDQIIPARFLKATERVGFGDNLFRDWRYNADNTPKEDFVLNQDKYSGKILVGGKNFGSGSSREHAAWAVYDYGFRCVVSSFFADIFRNNCLNVGVLPVQVSAEFLEKIYAETEKDATAQVEVNLQEQTITIAGTGEKESFDINAYKKENMLNGFDDIDYLLNMKEEITAFAENTPL, from the coding sequence ATGGCATACGATAAATTTAATATATTAAAAAGTAGCATTGTACCGCTACCTATAGAAAACGTAGATACAGACCAAATAATACCAGCAAGATTTTTAAAAGCTACTGAACGTGTAGGTTTTGGAGATAATTTATTTAGAGACTGGCGTTACAATGCAGATAATACACCTAAAGAAGACTTTGTATTAAACCAAGATAAATATTCTGGTAAAATATTAGTTGGTGGTAAAAACTTTGGATCTGGTTCTTCTCGTGAGCACGCTGCTTGGGCTGTTTACGATTACGGATTTAGATGTGTAGTATCTAGTTTCTTTGCTGATATTTTTAGAAATAACTGTTTAAACGTTGGTGTTTTACCTGTACAAGTATCTGCAGAGTTTTTAGAAAAAATATATGCAGAAACAGAAAAAGATGCTACTGCACAGGTTGAAGTTAATTTACAAGAACAAACAATTACTATTGCGGGTACTGGTGAAAAAGAATCTTTTGATATTAATGCATACAAGAAAGAAAATATGCTTAATGGATTTGATGATATAGATTACCTATTAAATATGAAAGAAGAAATTACTGCATTTGCAGAAAATACTCCTTTGTAA
- a CDS encoding alpha-isopropylmalate synthase regulatory domain-containing protein, which produces MKRKIEIMDTTLRDGEQTSGVSFSVSEKLTLAKLLLEELKVDRIEVASARVSDGELQAVQQITSWAATHQFLNKVEVLTFVDKGVSIKWIQDAGAKVQNLLTKGSLNHLTHQLKKTPKQHFKEIEETILLAQKHQIETNVYLEDWSNGMRNSKEYVHQFLDFLSHQPIKRVLLPDTLGVLTHTETFEYISELVQKYPNLHFDFHGHNDYDLSVANVMEALKAGCHGLHLTVNGMGERAGNAPMASVVAVINDFLPDIEIALKETSLYKVSRLVSTFTGFGIPANKPIVGENVFTQTAGIHADGDSKKNLYFNDLLPERFGRKRQYALGKTSGKANILKNLQELGLTLNDDDLGKVTQRIIELGDKKEKVTKEDLPFIISDVLDSDSYQEKVIIKSYVLTHSKGLKPSTTVAVEIENEVFEENAQGDGQYDAFMNAITKIFKAKKIKLPNLIDYAVRIPPGSNSDALCETIITWQNGSNEFKTSGLDSDQTVSAIKATEKMLNII; this is translated from the coding sequence ATGAAAAGAAAAATAGAAATAATGGATACCACACTTCGTGATGGTGAACAAACCTCCGGAGTGTCCTTTTCTGTTTCTGAAAAACTAACTCTTGCTAAATTATTATTAGAAGAGTTAAAAGTAGACAGAATTGAGGTTGCATCGGCACGAGTATCTGATGGTGAGTTACAAGCTGTACAACAAATAACAAGTTGGGCAGCTACGCATCAGTTTTTAAATAAAGTTGAAGTTTTAACTTTTGTAGACAAAGGTGTCTCTATTAAGTGGATCCAAGATGCGGGTGCTAAGGTTCAAAATTTGCTAACCAAAGGCTCTTTAAATCATTTAACTCATCAGCTTAAAAAAACACCTAAACAGCATTTTAAGGAGATTGAAGAAACTATTTTGCTTGCTCAAAAGCATCAAATAGAAACAAATGTTTATTTAGAAGACTGGAGTAACGGTATGCGTAATTCTAAAGAATATGTGCATCAATTTTTAGACTTTTTATCACATCAACCTATAAAAAGAGTTTTACTACCTGATACTTTAGGTGTTTTAACTCATACTGAAACGTTTGAATATATCTCAGAATTAGTACAAAAATATCCTAATCTGCATTTTGATTTTCACGGTCATAACGATTATGATTTAAGTGTTGCCAATGTAATGGAAGCCCTAAAAGCAGGTTGTCACGGTTTGCACTTAACTGTAAATGGTATGGGAGAACGCGCTGGTAATGCACCTATGGCTAGTGTGGTTGCGGTAATAAACGATTTTTTACCAGATATTGAAATTGCCTTAAAAGAAACATCTTTATACAAAGTAAGCAGACTTGTTTCTACGTTTACTGGTTTTGGTATACCAGCAAACAAACCTATTGTTGGTGAAAATGTGTTTACGCAAACCGCAGGTATTCATGCAGATGGAGACAGTAAAAAGAATCTTTATTTTAATGATTTGTTACCCGAGCGTTTTGGCAGAAAAAGGCAATATGCTTTAGGCAAAACGTCTGGCAAGGCTAATATTTTAAAAAACTTACAAGAGCTTGGATTAACATTAAATGATGATGATTTAGGTAAGGTTACCCAACGTATTATAGAGCTTGGTGATAAAAAAGAAAAAGTTACTAAAGAAGATTTACCTTTTATAATTTCTGATGTTCTTGATAGTGATAGCTACCAAGAAAAAGTAATTATAAAAAGCTATGTACTAACCCATTCTAAAGGTTTAAAACCAAGTACAACAGTTGCAGTAGAGATTGAAAATGAGGTTTTTGAAGAAAATGCTCAAGGAGACGGACAGTATGATGCGTTTATGAATGCAATTACCAAAATTTTTAAAGCTAAAAAAATTAAGCTTCCTAATTTAATAGATTATGCTGTGCGTATACCACCCGGAAGTAATTCTGATGCCTTATGCGAGACAATTATAACATGGCAAAACGGAAGTAATGAATTCAAAACTAGCGGATTAGACTCTGACCAAACAGTATCTGCTATTAAAGCAACAGAAAAAATGCTAAACATTATATAG
- the leuB gene encoding 3-isopropylmalate dehydrogenase yields the protein MKLNIALLAGDGIGPEVIDQAVKVSNAIAKKFNHDINWTPALTGAAAIDAVGEPYPDETHAICEAADAVLFGAIGHPRFDNDPSAKVRPEQGLLKMRQKLGLFANVRPTFTFPSLIDKSPLKRERIEGTDLIILRELTGGIYFGERGRKDNGDTAFDTCTYTRAEVQRLAKKGFELAMTRSKKLCCVDKANVLESSRLWRETVQAMEKEYPEVKVSYEFVDAVAMRLVQWPNSYDVMITENLFGDILTDEASVISGSMGLMPSASVGEKAKLYEPIHGSYPQAAGKDIANPLATVLSAAMLFEDFKLTEEAQAIRDVVNKSLAEGIVTEDLSEGGKAYKTSEIGDWLAKNI from the coding sequence ATGAAATTAAATATAGCACTACTAGCAGGAGACGGCATTGGTCCAGAAGTAATAGACCAAGCAGTAAAAGTATCTAATGCTATTGCAAAAAAATTTAATCATGATATTAACTGGACACCAGCATTAACTGGTGCTGCAGCTATTGATGCTGTTGGAGAACCTTACCCAGATGAAACACATGCTATTTGTGAAGCTGCAGATGCTGTTTTGTTTGGTGCTATTGGTCATCCTAGGTTTGATAATGACCCGTCTGCTAAAGTAAGACCAGAACAAGGTTTGCTTAAAATGAGACAAAAATTAGGTTTATTTGCTAATGTTAGACCTACATTTACATTTCCTTCTTTAATAGATAAATCGCCTTTAAAAAGAGAGCGTATTGAAGGCACAGACCTTATAATTTTGAGAGAACTTACTGGCGGAATTTATTTTGGTGAACGTGGACGTAAAGACAATGGCGATACTGCTTTTGATACTTGTACCTATACAAGAGCTGAAGTACAGCGTTTGGCTAAAAAAGGATTTGAATTAGCTATGACACGTTCTAAAAAGCTTTGTTGTGTAGATAAAGCAAATGTATTAGAATCTTCTAGATTGTGGAGAGAAACTGTACAGGCAATGGAAAAAGAATACCCTGAGGTAAAAGTTTCTTATGAGTTTGTAGATGCTGTAGCTATGCGTTTGGTACAATGGCCAAACTCATATGATGTAATGATTACAGAAAACCTTTTTGGTGATATTTTAACTGATGAAGCTTCTGTAATATCTGGATCTATGGGATTAATGCCATCTGCATCTGTAGGAGAAAAAGCAAAGTTATACGAACCAATTCACGGATCTTACCCGCAAGCTGCGGGTAAAGATATTGCAAACCCATTAGCAACAGTATTATCTGCTGCAATGTTATTTGAAGATTTTAAATTGACTGAAGAAGCACAAGCTATAAGAGATGTTGTAAACAAATCTTTAGCAGAAGGCATAGTTACCGAGGATTTATCTGAAGGTGGTAAAGCATACAAGACTAGCGAAATTGGAGACTGGCTAGCCAAAAACATATAA
- a CDS encoding TPM domain-containing protein yields the protein MKFKHYCYFLLFFFLVASCKEKNTEEIDYSEIEEAVIYDDSDDEIPIQLNTVEEEVEEVVTQGYITNEEISETVDDATFDDATSTKQTNKPFKYPVFTAPTYSNREIDYYSILEIPKPRGKGILGYVSDPDGYISAVYEEEINKVLFELEKNTSAEVAIVIVKSIGEEIPKKFATELFNKWGIGKADKDNGLLILTVMDQRRTEFETGYGLEAILTDNICYRIGTDEIVPFFKEGEYGEGLLKAAERVKEFVVTPDAIDYIYSNDVTYEVDDGDSAFLLFIDDVIAINKWILFSIIYVFFLIFLTIYYSLKIRFIDTSKEDYYDKYNSLKKIEIGCFAFLFPFPLWGMSQTIKTRLKQYRYDPRFSKVNGKPLILLDSKKERDFLKKGEIVEEDINSVDYDVWVTKDKSDILILKYDGNSSRKYSKCSQCNYKTKGKTRSRVTKSPNYDREGERVDYYECKNCNDKTSQVVVLAKLVRESSSSSSSSSSSSSYSSSSSSSSSSSSFGGGSSGGGGAGVSW from the coding sequence ATGAAATTTAAACACTACTGCTATTTTTTACTGTTCTTTTTTTTAGTTGCGTCTTGTAAAGAGAAAAATACCGAAGAAATAGATTATTCTGAAATTGAAGAAGCTGTAATTTATGATGATTCAGATGATGAAATACCAATACAATTAAACACAGTTGAAGAAGAAGTAGAAGAAGTTGTAACTCAAGGCTATATTACAAACGAAGAAATATCAGAAACAGTTGATGATGCAACTTTTGATGATGCAACATCTACTAAACAGACTAACAAGCCTTTTAAATACCCTGTTTTTACAGCACCAACATATTCTAATAGAGAAATAGACTATTATTCTATATTAGAAATTCCTAAACCAAGAGGAAAAGGTATTTTAGGATATGTATCAGACCCAGACGGTTATATTTCTGCTGTTTATGAAGAGGAGATTAACAAAGTATTATTTGAGTTAGAAAAGAATACCTCTGCAGAGGTTGCCATTGTTATTGTTAAAAGTATAGGTGAAGAAATACCTAAAAAATTTGCAACAGAACTTTTTAATAAATGGGGCATAGGTAAAGCAGATAAAGACAACGGTTTGCTAATTTTAACCGTAATGGACCAACGTAGAACCGAGTTTGAAACTGGTTATGGTTTAGAGGCTATATTAACAGATAATATTTGTTACAGAATTGGTACAGATGAAATTGTTCCGTTTTTTAAAGAAGGTGAATATGGTGAAGGCCTTTTAAAAGCAGCAGAGAGGGTAAAAGAGTTTGTAGTAACTCCAGATGCTATAGATTATATATACTCTAATGATGTTACTTATGAAGTAGATGATGGCGATTCTGCATTTTTATTATTTATAGATGACGTAATAGCAATAAATAAGTGGATTCTTTTTTCGATTATATATGTGTTTTTTCTAATTTTTCTTACCATTTATTATTCTCTAAAAATTAGATTTATAGATACATCTAAAGAAGATTATTATGATAAATACAATAGTTTAAAAAAGATAGAAATAGGTTGTTTTGCTTTTTTATTTCCTTTTCCTCTATGGGGTATGAGTCAAACTATAAAAACAAGGTTAAAGCAATATAGATATGACCCAAGATTTAGTAAAGTAAATGGTAAACCTTTAATTTTATTAGACTCTAAAAAAGAAAGAGACTTTTTAAAAAAGGGTGAAATTGTAGAAGAAGATATAAATTCTGTAGACTATGATGTTTGGGTTACTAAGGATAAAAGTGATATTTTAATATTAAAATATGATGGTAATTCTAGTAGAAAATATTCAAAATGTAGTCAGTGTAATTATAAAACTAAAGGTAAAACTAGGTCAAGGGTTACAAAAAGTCCAAATTACGATAGAGAAGGTGAACGTGTAGATTATTACGAGTGTAAAAATTGTAATGATAAAACATCTCAAGTAGTTGTTTTAGCTAAGTTGGTTAGAGAAAGCTCTAGTTCATCAAGCAGTTCTAGTTCTTCAAGTAGTTATTCATCATCATCATCATCGTCCTCTTCATCATCAAGTTTTGGTGGTGGTAGTTCTGGTGGTGGTGGAGCAGGTGTTAGTTGGTAA
- a CDS encoding MFS transporter: MSTKKMNKKALLALAIGGFGIGMTEFVIMGILPDVANALNITIPEAGHFIAVYALGVVVGAPILSSLGSKWPSHKMLLGLMLWFTVFNTLSAFADNYTSLLIFRFLSGLPHGAFFGIGAVVAGKLATPGKEPQAMAIMFAGLTVANVIGVPIGTYFGHHFSWNVAFMMVGVVGILAMLTVYFWMPKLQPASTVSIKQDFKIFKRIELWILILLTTVGTGGFFAWYSYIAPLITDVSKYPEYMIGYAMILAGLGMVAGNFLGAKLTEKLSPMRAVITSLGLMATVLIINALVAASPVLVLVLTFVIGAISFSVVTPLQMAIINASKGSEMLGSSMNQSAFNMGNASGAFLAGLPIAMGYSVVSSSYVGAILAGTGALIAVGIVISRRRKRKLNISED; encoded by the coding sequence ATGAGCACAAAAAAGATGAATAAAAAAGCGTTACTTGCTTTAGCAATTGGTGGGTTTGGTATTGGTATGACCGAGTTTGTTATTATGGGAATTTTGCCAGATGTAGCTAATGCATTAAATATAACAATTCCAGAGGCAGGACATTTTATTGCCGTATATGCTTTAGGTGTAGTAGTTGGTGCCCCAATCCTGTCTAGTCTTGGGAGTAAGTGGCCATCTCATAAAATGCTACTTGGTTTGATGCTTTGGTTTACAGTTTTTAACACGCTATCTGCCTTTGCAGATAATTACACGTCTTTATTAATTTTCAGATTTTTATCTGGTTTACCTCACGGAGCATTTTTTGGTATAGGAGCCGTTGTTGCAGGTAAATTAGCAACACCAGGTAAAGAGCCACAAGCTATGGCAATTATGTTTGCAGGTCTTACTGTGGCTAATGTTATTGGTGTGCCAATAGGTACATATTTTGGACATCATTTTAGCTGGAATGTAGCTTTTATGATGGTAGGTGTTGTTGGTATATTGGCAATGCTAACGGTTTATTTTTGGATGCCAAAACTACAACCAGCATCTACAGTTAGTATTAAACAAGATTTTAAAATTTTTAAAAGAATAGAACTTTGGATATTAATACTATTAACAACTGTAGGTACAGGTGGCTTTTTTGCTTGGTATAGTTACATAGCACCATTAATTACAGATGTCTCTAAATACCCAGAGTATATGATTGGTTATGCTATGATTTTAGCTGGTTTGGGTATGGTTGCCGGTAACTTTTTAGGAGCAAAACTAACAGAAAAATTGTCGCCAATGAGAGCTGTAATTACTAGCTTAGGGCTAATGGCAACTGTTTTAATAATTAATGCATTAGTGGCTGCTAGTCCGGTTTTAGTATTAGTGCTAACATTTGTTATAGGGGCTATTTCTTTTAGCGTAGTTACACCTTTACAAATGGCTATTATTAATGCATCTAAAGGATCAGAAATGTTGGGTTCTTCTATGAACCAAAGTGCTTTTAATATGGGGAATGCGTCTGGTGCATTTTTGGCAGGTTTACCAATTGCAATGGGGTATAGTGTGGTTTCTTCTAGTTATGTAGGTGCTATATTGGCTGGTACAGGAGCACTAATAGCAGTTGGTATTGTGATTAGTAGAAGGAGAAAAAGAAAATTAAATATTTCTGAAGATTAA
- a CDS encoding TonB-dependent receptor, which produces MKQLIFLLFTLSTCSLIAQTTISGKVTDNKGVPISGANVYLNGTYDGTATINDGSFKFTTEEIGEQTLIISFVSFESYSKTDLLKNLNNLQIKLKEDVNTLDAVIVNAGSFKAGENAKVTALKPLDVVTTAGAMGDFIGALQTLPGTSNVAEDGRLFVRGGDAEETQIFVDGMRVFTPYSPTANNIPTRGRLSPFLFKGITFSTGGYSAEYGQALSSVLLLNSIDEPDEERTDISLMTVGLGVGNTQKWEKNSLSVNASYINLQPYQELYPDNNEWHRPVQSLGGEAVYRHKINDNGLLKLYGAFSALDFDLTQEDINIDEGVRFGMKNRNLYFNASYKDFFKNDWSIQTGLSYANDYSDLDIVDDTVQDTENSAHFKIKLSKFYNSRFRLNFGSEYFITNFNEDYTNNLNQKYNLDFNNNIAASFAETNIFFSKKLAANVGLRAEYSSLFKDFTISPRASIAYKSGQNSQVSLAYGQFYQNPKNDYLKFNTNFSAENTTHLIANYQYVKNKQIFRAEAYYKDYNSLVKYNTEQPIATSNYSNNGSGFAKGLDLFWRDNKSIKNTEYWVSYSYLDTERDYKNYPTKATPSFASQHNASLVLKHFISDLKSQVGISYNFASGRNYTDPNKSGFLNSKTKNYNAVNANWAYLINQQKILYFSVSNVFGTQNVNGYQFKNQLNSNGVFESRTIRPAADRFFFVGFFWTISDNKKDNQLDNL; this is translated from the coding sequence ATGAAACAGCTTATTTTTTTACTCTTTACATTATCAACTTGTTCTTTAATTGCACAAACAACAATTAGTGGTAAGGTTACAGACAATAAAGGTGTGCCAATAAGTGGTGCTAATGTATATTTAAATGGTACTTATGATGGTACAGCAACTATAAATGATGGTAGCTTTAAATTTACAACTGAAGAAATAGGAGAGCAAACTCTAATAATTTCTTTTGTTTCTTTTGAAAGCTATAGTAAAACCGACTTACTAAAGAACCTTAATAACCTACAAATAAAACTTAAAGAAGATGTAAATACTTTAGATGCAGTTATTGTAAATGCAGGGTCTTTTAAAGCAGGTGAAAATGCTAAGGTTACAGCGTTAAAACCCTTAGATGTAGTTACAACTGCTGGCGCAATGGGAGATTTTATTGGAGCTTTACAAACATTACCAGGTACTTCTAATGTAGCAGAAGATGGCAGATTATTTGTACGTGGTGGCGATGCAGAAGAAACTCAGATTTTTGTAGATGGTATGCGTGTTTTTACGCCCTACTCACCTACAGCCAATAATATACCTACACGTGGCAGATTATCTCCTTTTTTATTTAAAGGAATTACTTTTTCTACTGGTGGATATTCTGCTGAATACGGACAAGCATTATCTAGTGTTTTACTCTTAAATAGTATTGATGAGCCCGATGAAGAACGTACAGACATATCTTTAATGACTGTTGGTTTAGGCGTAGGAAACACACAAAAATGGGAGAAAAACTCTTTAAGCGTAAATGCTTCTTATATAAATTTACAGCCTTACCAAGAACTTTACCCAGACAATAATGAGTGGCACAGACCAGTACAGTCTTTAGGTGGTGAAGCAGTTTACAGACATAAAATTAATGACAATGGCTTACTAAAATTATACGGCGCTTTTAGTGCTTTGGATTTTGATTTAACACAAGAAGATATAAATATTGATGAAGGTGTGCGTTTTGGAATGAAAAACAGAAATTTGTACTTTAATGCATCTTACAAAGACTTTTTTAAAAACGATTGGAGCATACAAACTGGTTTGTCTTATGCCAATGATTATTCTGATTTAGACATTGTAGATGATACAGTACAAGACACAGAAAACTCGGCTCACTTTAAAATAAAACTAAGTAAGTTTTATAATAGCAGATTTCGCTTAAATTTTGGTTCTGAATATTTTATAACCAACTTTAATGAAGATTATACTAATAATCTTAACCAAAAATATAACTTAGATTTTAACAATAATATAGCAGCTTCTTTTGCTGAGACAAATATCTTTTTCTCTAAAAAATTAGCTGCAAATGTTGGCTTACGTGCAGAGTACTCTAGTTTATTTAAAGATTTTACAATATCACCTAGAGCATCTATTGCATACAAATCTGGTCAAAATTCTCAAGTTTCATTAGCATACGGACAGTTTTATCAAAATCCTAAAAACGATTATTTAAAATTTAACACCAATTTTTCAGCTGAAAACACAACACATCTAATTGCTAATTATCAATATGTAAAAAACAAACAAATATTTAGAGCGGAAGCATACTACAAAGATTATAATAGTCTTGTAAAATATAACACAGAACAGCCCATAGCAACTTCAAATTATAGCAATAATGGTTCTGGTTTTGCAAAAGGATTAGATTTATTTTGGAGGGATAATAAAAGTATTAAAAATACAGAATACTGGGTGTCTTACTCATATTTAGATACTGAACGAGATTATAAAAATTACCCAACTAAAGCTACTCCAAGTTTTGCATCACAACATAACGCCTCTTTGGTTCTAAAGCATTTTATAAGCGATTTAAAAAGTCAGGTTGGTATAAGTTATAATTTTGCCTCTGGGCGTAACTATACAGACCCAAACAAAAGTGGTTTTTTAAATAGTAAAACAAAAAACTACAATGCTGTAAATGCTAACTGGGCATATTTAATTAATCAGCAAAAAATATTGTATTTCTCTGTTAGTAATGTTTTTGGTACGCAAAATGTAAATGGGTATCAATTTAAAAATCAATTAAATAGCAATGGTGTTTTTGAAAGTAGAACTATAAGACCAGCTGCGGATCGTTTCTTTTTTGTTGGGTTCTTTTGGACTATTAGTGATAATAAAAAAGACAACCAACTAGATAATTTATAA
- a CDS encoding NADP-dependent glyceraldehyde-3-phosphate dehydrogenase — protein MSTIKIPEEYKITELIEQKEYLVGGDLKKWDGATTEVFSTISSTEEYKPTLLGSIPDMGEEEALDALNAALKAYDQGQGAWPTMRVKERIDCMEKFVEKMITKRDEVVKLLMWEIGKSLPDSEKEFDRTVIYIKDTIEDYKQLDRDAAKFQKHDGVYAHIRRGPLGVVLCLGPYNYPLNETFALLIPAIIMGNTTIFKPAKHGVLLITPLLEAFQSSFPNGVVNIIFGRGRAVASPIMKTGKVDVLALIGNSKSANALQDQHPKSNRLRLVLGLEAKNPAIILPDADLDLTIDECIAGTLSFNGQRCTALKVVYVHESIAEEFNKRFAKRVDELKFGNPWDNGAKLTPLPEPNKPAYIQELIDDAKAKGASILNKKGGETTDNYIWPAVLYPVSKDMRVYQEEQFGPVVPVVSFSNIEEPLDDMAASNYGQQVSLFGKDVYTLAPLIDTLVNLVCRVNLNSSCQRGPDVYPFTGRKDSAQATLSVHDALRSFSVRTFVASKDNELNNEIIEQLLETRLSNFISTDYIL, from the coding sequence ATGAGTACAATAAAAATACCTGAAGAATATAAAATTACAGAGTTAATAGAGCAAAAAGAATACTTAGTTGGTGGCGATCTTAAAAAATGGGATGGTGCAACAACAGAAGTATTTTCTACAATATCATCTACTGAAGAATATAAACCTACTTTATTAGGTAGTATTCCAGATATGGGAGAAGAAGAGGCTTTAGATGCATTAAATGCAGCTTTAAAAGCCTACGACCAAGGTCAAGGAGCTTGGCCAACTATGCGTGTTAAAGAACGTATAGATTGTATGGAGAAGTTTGTAGAAAAAATGATTACTAAGCGTGATGAAGTTGTAAAACTTTTAATGTGGGAAATAGGTAAGTCTTTACCAGATTCTGAAAAGGAATTTGACCGTACAGTAATTTATATTAAAGATACTATTGAAGACTATAAGCAGTTAGACAGGGATGCTGCTAAGTTTCAAAAACACGATGGTGTTTATGCTCATATACGCAGAGGACCATTAGGGGTTGTTCTTTGTTTAGGACCTTATAATTACCCACTAAACGAAACTTTTGCATTGCTTATTCCTGCAATAATAATGGGGAATACAACAATATTTAAACCTGCTAAACACGGTGTTTTGTTAATTACTCCTTTGTTAGAGGCTTTTCAATCATCTTTCCCAAATGGTGTTGTAAACATTATTTTTGGTAGAGGTAGAGCAGTAGCTAGTCCTATAATGAAAACAGGTAAGGTAGATGTACTTGCTTTAATTGGTAATAGTAAGTCTGCAAATGCATTACAAGATCAGCACCCAAAAAGTAATAGGTTACGTTTGGTTTTAGGTTTAGAAGCAAAAAACCCTGCAATTATTTTACCAGATGCTGATTTAGATTTAACTATAGATGAGTGTATTGCTGGGACGTTATCTTTTAATGGTCAGCGTTGTACAGCTCTTAAAGTTGTTTATGTACACGAGAGTATTGCAGAAGAATTTAACAAGCGTTTTGCTAAACGTGTAGACGAACTTAAGTTTGGTAACCCTTGGGATAATGGAGCTAAACTAACACCATTACCAGAGCCTAATAAACCTGCATACATACAAGAACTTATAGATGATGCTAAAGCAAAAGGAGCATCAATTTTAAATAAAAAAGGAGGAGAAACTACAGATAATTACATTTGGCCTGCGGTATTATACCCAGTTTCTAAAGATATGCGTGTGTACCAAGAAGAACAATTTGGACCAGTAGTACCAGTAGTTTCTTTTAGTAACATAGAAGAACCTTTAGATGATATGGCTGCATCTAATTACGGTCAACAAGTTAGTTTATTTGGTAAAGATGTGTATACACTAGCTCCGTTAATAGATACGTTAGTAAACTTAGTTTGTAGAGTAAACTTAAATAGCTCTTGCCAAAGAGGTCCAGATGTTTACCCATTTACAGGTCGTAAAGACTCTGCACAAGCAACATTAAGTGTGCACGATGCTTTACGTTCTTTTTCTGTACGTACTTTTGTAGCTTCTAAAGACAATGAGCTTAATAACGAAATTATAGAGCAATTGTTAGAGACTAGATTATCTAACTTTATTAGTACAGATTATATTTTATAG